One segment of Zymoseptoria tritici IPO323 chromosome 2, whole genome shotgun sequence DNA contains the following:
- a CDS encoding putative endoglucanase-4 precursor (Glycosyl hydrolase family 61 (PF03443) || Putative Endoglucanase-4 precursor (Endoglucanase IV) (Endo-1,4-beta-glucanase IV) (Cellulase IV) (EGIV). Predicted signal peptide.) codes for MRSFTNIAAIAAFAALPLVSAHGYIESVAVNGKSYVGTSPEWFYQQSKPDRAGWYAKNQDNGFVSPSAYTNADIVCHKSATVGGTPVPVSAGGKMDIKWNTWPDSHHGPVITYMAAVGGDFPSVDKTKLQWFKVKEGGLVSGSNPGTWVTDQLLANNLVDSVTVPSTLKAGNYVVRHEIIALHSAGQQDGAQNYPQCFNVKVSGSGTVDPCNGGGASCAVGTALYKANDPSILINIYQTLSSYKIPGPALYKAAGGKTNTRQIVSGGDGGNGTAPGGGDGSVPPFPPMMPSSTDAGEVPLPTVAPTMPGGTDVPVPTMPGGTDVPAPTMPGGVLPTGGPLPGFPPTMPTGGPFPFPPPGTGGAPIPTGAPFPGLPIWTWKPKHVAVPFTA; via the exons ATGCGTTCCTTTACCAACATCGCTGCCATCGCAGCCTTCGCAGCCCTCCCTCTCGTCTCAGCTCACGGCTACATCGAGTCCGTCGCCGTCAACGGAAAGTCCTACGTCGGAACCTCTCCTGAATGGTTCTACCAGCAGAGCAAACCGGACCGAGCTGGCTGGTACGCCAAGAACCAGGACAATGGATTCGTCTCGCCCAGCGCGTACACCAATGCAGACATCGTCTGTCACAAGAGCGCGACCGTTGGTGGAACTCCCGTTCCTGTCAGTGCTGGTGGGAAGATGGATATCAAATGG AACACCTGGCCAGACAGTCATCACGGTCCCGTCATCACCTACATGGCTGCCGTTGGCGGCGACTTTCCCTCAGTCGACAAGACCAAATTGCAGTGGTTCAAAGTCAAGGAAGGCGGCCTCGTCAGCGGCTCCAACCCTGGCACTTGGGTCACTGACCAGCTCCTCGCCAACAACTTGGTCGACTCAGTCACGGTTCCATCGACCCTCAAAGCGGGCAACTACGTCGTCCGCCACGAGATCATCGCTCTTCACTCTGCTGGCCAGCAAGACGGTGCTCAGAACTATCCTCAAT GCTTCAACGTCAAAGTCTCCGGCTCCGGCACCGTGGACCCCTGCAATGGTGGCGGCGCGTCATGCGCAGTCGGCACAGCGCTGTACAAAGCCAACGACCCGAGCATCCTCATCAATATCTACCAGACACTCTCGAGCTACAAGATCCCGGGTCCGGCTCTCTACAAGGCTGCAGGCGGCAAGACCAATACCCGTCAAATCGTTagcggtggtgatggtgggaATGGCACGGCGCCTGGTGGTGGCGACGGGTCTGTACCGCCTTTCCCTCCGATGATGCCTAGCAGCACCGATGCTGGTGAGGTCCCGTTGCCGACTGTCGCTCCGACCATGCCAGGTGGTACCGACGTTCCTGTTCCGACTATGCCAGGCGGTACTGATGTCCCTGCTCCGACCATGCCAGGCGGCGTTCTTCCCACCGGAGGACCATTACCCGGCTTTCCTCCCACCATGCCCACTGGCGGTCCATTTCCCTTCCCACCTCCAGGCACAGGCGGCGCACCCATTCCAACCGGCGCTCCTTTCCCTGGACTCCCGATTTGGACGTGGAAGCCGAAACATGTCGCTGTTCCGTTCACGGCCTAG